The sequence TCGACATGGCATGTCCGACAAGCGAGAGCAACGACCAACTACCCAACAAGACTTTTACAACTAAATTAATTGTGGCTAGACACGAAACTTCGCGTCATAGACTAACGTCGACGACACGATTTCTCTGCTTCCGCGTAACTCACCGACGGTGGTGTCCATATAAACTGCACACACGAACCAGGCTCCCAGCGCAACGTCATCCAAGGTCACACTAGCAATAATGCCTAATAACGGCGTCCGCGCCGTGGCGACGCCCGTCGCGCGAGAAGAGCCGCTCCTACGGCGGGAAGACGACGCAGCACCGCCGAAGGCCGCCGGTGGCGATGGGCAGCCGCTCGACGCGGGCGCCCGTGACGCCGGCAGCTTCCCGTGGCTGCCAGCCGCGGGCGTCGTGTACCTCACGCTCAGCTCCGCGATGGCCCTGCACCGCTGCTGGCCCGACCCCGGCGACGTCGCGTTCGTCGTGTCGGCGTACGTCGACCTCGTCCTGCTCTTCTGCTGCCTCCGGAGGTACGAGCGCGCGGAGCCTGGGTCGCCGCTCAGGGAGCGGCTCAAGCTGGCGGTGTGGCTGCTCACGTCCGCGCTGACGCTCCTCTTCTCCTATAAGGTCGCCGCCGTCATGCCGGCCGCCGTTGCTGCCATCGTCTGGCTCATGGGTCTCACCACCATCTGCGGTGGCTTCCTCGCTTTCTTCTGCTTCCAGAAGAAGGCGTGACTTTCGCTCTATGGACAGAGAGAGAAAAATGTCGGAGGTTGACGATGGACAAGATTACCGGGTTATCAAAATTTTATTGGTGATAAGCAAAATTTTTTGCACGAATTTATAGAAATGACTCAGTTTGTCTATAATATCTTGTAGCTATTATCTAGACATTTAAGAAATGAAAACAACACATGAGTCAGCCAATCGAGGAATGGAGGGAAAAAAAATTAGTGCAGAGAGCAACTCCAATAATTCTTAAACAAGAACTTGCTAAAATCATATTTAACGAGTTGCTAAATAGCTACCGGGACTTCGGGAGTAAAAAAAATCTTAGTCTTCAATAGTTACTTATATTTAAGAAGTAGTTCGATTTTAAAAGTTAGAGTTGTTTAAGAAAACTATTGAAGTTGTTGTAAGTGCCATGAGAGAGCCTGAAAGACCTATGTGAGCTATCTGGCTTTTAATTTAGGCCTTTGACGGGCACCAATTTAAAAATGGCTAAAATTTTCGACCGAAAACAGATCTCACCGCACGAAAATCGGATTTATTGGGGAACAATATGCACGATAAAATGCTTTCTTTCGGTAGTGAACATTCAAATCATTCCACACACATGACAATATGCATGGAGAATGATATGCATGTCAAACATTTCAGCATTCACACTCCTTAAACCAAAAATTCATAGCAGActacatgtgcaaagttcaatatTTAGACACCACAGTTTATCACTCTGGTGAAAAAAATATCATCATAGCATATGCATAGGAGTCTACAAGTTTTGCATGACTGTGGTTCACAAGTTTTAGCCACAATCTTTATGAAAAACACTACAAAATACATCTACCATCAGCTTCTATGCATCTCTTGGCTTGTAAGTACAGCCAAGAGGATCAATTTATATGTAGCACCAAAAAAAGAAACTGGAGAATGCTTCAAAATATTTGTGTGTCACCAATTATCAGTCGCCACGGTTAACCATGCACTACTAGAATCAGCGACTTTGCCGAGTACCGCAGGCGCTCGGCAAGACCAGAAATGCATTTGGTAAATTAGTTATTGAGTGCTACATTTGGCAAAGAGTACGCGGTAAATGGCTATTTGTTGAGTGCCAAAAAAACACTCCAGAAAACAAAAATCGAGAAAACCCTGAAAGAATAGCAATCTTTTAATAGGGGAGGTACCCACCAGCGAGCGTGTGATATCCTCTACCACTCCACTTCTACCTTATTtgtgtctatattacgtttttcTTCTCCTCGTATTGAAACAAATCGAGTGTAAATTAATTATTTTAGACACTAAATGAATTCAAATGAAAAActtatcaactacaaagttgaataactaTTTAAAATCAACAACTTTCATTTTAGTAGTTTCTTCATCCAAGGTCGTTTACAACATTTGAATTTTAAATCTGAAAACTTCAAACATAGTTTTCTATGACAAGATGTTTTCAAGACCTACACCTTTCATTGTAGTCGTTTTTCCATCCGAAGTCGTTTGAAAATTTCATTTTTTTGAATTTAGATAGTTTTCGTCGACAAGATgacttaaaaataaaaaaaattaccAAATACAAAATTCTATagtttctcaagatctacaaaagcTTATTTTCATTGTTTGATCATTTATTTAACCAACATAGTGGTTCTAACATTGTTAGGTAGTGATGGGCATTACGATATCTAAAAAATACTTGATAAAGAACGTTTTTGTTTGTCACTCGATGTTGGagtcttgttctcaaatgctatgaattaagaacaaggcaacacaaaagaaggttaaatgatcaacgtccttcgtccttcgaagcattatttcccttgggatataacgatcttcggacgaaggctttgaaggtcataccttcatcattacggTATATGAAAGTGAAAATGAGAAACACATGAAATACGAAAGGTAGCATGAAcatttatatatcattattaGCTCATTTATACTTTATTaacatagaaaaatagaaatgatattaagttacaagtgtaccttcggcttgaaagaaagcaaaagtacaagcgtgacgcaaaagcaaatgccaagtcagcgtgaacagtacgggacctatttataggcacgggtcgcagcccatgcgaaattacatccaggccctttgcttttaatgataactctatagtaatttatcggggcctagatagtcttttcctctttaagtcggtttcctttttccagccaacatgccgaagcttccttgcgcacagcttcggctttattccatccttcgttctcctTGTGTTTCTTCCTTTAGCGATtttgacttcgaaggtacctgctcatgtattacactccagaaacattgtcaaatcacgtttttgaggaccttcggaagtcgaaggccTCCCAACACTCGATAAAAAGCTTCTGTCGAGTGCTAGATGGTTCTACAAAAGCTACTTCCTCTTCAAagttttttttgtgtgtgtgtatGTACACTATGTTGAATCTAGTGTGTATGAAAACACGTGAGGTGAATATAGCAAGCAACGTGAACACATTTATTTAGTATAAAGAGAAGCGATGATGAACAAATGAAGCTAGTGGTTAGGTAGAACTACTCATGAGAGGACACGTGTCCACACTTCTATGCTCTTAGGAAAGAATGATATTGAAGAACTTCAAGGTTACAAGATACGAGCAACATGAGAATTATGCATGGAGAAGGAATTTTTCTGCTATCTACTGGATGTTCTTTGTGAGAACAATATCTTTATAATCAATGTTGCGATTGAATAACAATTGGCAatattttcatttttctttatgagGAAAATAGGCCTATACTCATTTGAAGAATGGTTTTAGTGATTGAATGATTACCAACATAATCGTTTGGAGTAATATTACTTGCTAGTATTCTTGGATATATTCAAAGGATGCACAAGTGTACCTATCCTAAGATAAAGTGGCAATCCGGATGATCAACACTTCAAACAAGACATTACAAGACGTGTAGAAGATCTACATGTACATGGAAAATGTCTAAGACACAAGATAAAGAAATCCATGCAaagacaaaaataaataaataaatcatgTTGTTTGGTAGCATCGAACGTATCCGTTAGTGCACCAAATGAACCACTAGACAACATTAGAATTGTGTGAAGTAGGGCAATCATATCCATGTGCACTAGACAAGCATGCGGGTGTGCACCAAATCCTAAGCACCAGACATGTCTAGTGATGCACCAAATACTGAAAGCTCTCttatgggttttggtggtttcgATGATAACCCAATTAAAGAACTGATATGTGTTGCTAATTGTCGAACCTCTCTGAGTGGATCGCGGGTGGTCTGGCCACCTGGCATGGACGGTCCGCGACACAGATATTTAGCCCACTTTCCAAACACGCctttgaaaagattttaactCTCGAAATcggaagcgttgttagtcctaATGCATATGCAACATCtaaatgctctatgaggcactaagtttcacACAAAGAATTATTATTGACCCATCTTAATAATGTGGTTATGTAGCCTACTAATCCGATCAATTTCCTTCTCTAAACACCTTATGACCGGCAATCATTAGTACTTTTGCAAGCCACACTCGCATATCGTTCTTAGCTTTAGGTTCGTTTGTAGCTTTCTATTTATGTTAAACTCATAAGTGCTTAATGACTATGACATAATGAAATTGCACAATCAGTACTATGATAGCATAAAAGCTACTCCATACTTTTCTCCCAGTGTGGGATGCACTAAAGCACATAGGTCATCACCACTTCCTCCCGCTATGCAGGACAAGCTCTATGCCAACTTCAACTCCCCGTACGAGTATACATTTCAGACTTTACCTGCCATGCGGGTAATATCTCAAACTTTTCCCGCTATGCGGGTAGTTCCCTCGAAGGGACATAAATGCCAGGATTGGCTCATATTCAATCATCAAATTCAGAAATGAATCCGAAATTATGTAACAAACATGTTTAATCCAACGTTGGTCAAATCAAATATGCACATTACTTATCACAACTCTTACAATAATGACTGAAACAAAAATAAATTCTTCTTTATAGAGAGTGCATAAAAGACATTTCTTAAATTGTACTTCCATATCACTTTTATGCCATTGACGAAACTTTATCATCTTTTCTTGGATTAATAGCTAAGTACTTTCTTTTCGTTTCAAGCGATTCTTTAAGGAGAACACAATCCCCATGCAATGACCTTCTCTTTGAGTCACAAGTGCCCAACATattttctttttgccatccttgagAGGACAATAATCAACAATAATGCTCATTAAATTTGAAATCAGTATGTTTTATTCTACATCACCGTTGGGCAAAAATAGAATAAAACGACATTGTTCTAAATTAGTTCCACATCACCGTTGGGCAGAATTGGAAATAACGTACTCAATCATCTTGAAAATATATGATTACTTCTCAATCAAATTCTCCTGTTGGTTCGAATTTAATTAGAAGATAATCATCATCATCGCAGCTAAAACATGAAAATACATTTTTTTTCTAGTTTAAGAGCACTCTTTGATCTTTATCTATTCTCTGAAAATTGATCACTTTGATGCAAAATTTACCAGAGACTTAAACTTTGACCGTAAACTCATAAAATTATAATATTGTTATCATCAACGTTGGTAAGAAAATAACAATGCCATAATTAACTTTGAACAAATATCTTTCTTCTCCTTTAATTAAATAGAGAATAACTTTGCAGCAGATACTGTAAATATTCTATTTTTCTAGAAGCATTTTCTTTACTTTTCTATTATTTGAAAATCAATCACATCGATGAAATTTTTTCCAGATATTTAACTTTAACAAACTCAACAAAATGCATCTAATTTACTTCTAAATAACAATAATCTGTTAATTATCTCTATGTTTTAAAATTAAATTCTTCCGTTGGTTCTAACTTAATAGTGAAACAATAATTTTAAATAACCAGCGGCAACTTAAAATAACTTTTATCCAAAAGCAAATACTTTCTTATCTGTTCCCTAATCAAACTATCCCGTTGTTCAAATTTGAGTAGAAATAAACATCAAAATTCAATAAATAATTGCTTCTGAAAATAAAAGTTGTataacttttcttttctttattttaAACTAAAACTGGCCCAAAAAGACCAATTTGGTCCATTAGGGTAAAACCACATTTCTTTCCTTTATCTTCTCTTTTATCtttggaacaattggatctataccattaaaagatctaaactttagatatataccatggaccccacatgtcattgactcatgtggactcacatgtaagtgagatagtaatggtatggatttaaagtggtgatcttttaatggtatggatccaaatttcccgctCTTTTCGTGCACCTGTGATTCACGGGAGCAAGCAGAGGGGGCGTAGGGCCGATGTGTGCACCTATTGACTTTTGCGCATTGCGCTGCAGCCTACAAACTATGACATTTTTCTTTCATTTTTTATTAAACCAAACAGCCACTTTTCTTTCCATTTTTTCTTAGATTCGTTTGGCTCGGCAGCAGCTACCGCTTTGACCGGATCGTATCATGCAACTCTTCGCATGCGGGTGACTGGTGAAGAAATAGATAGAAGAGGTGAATTAGTACTTCTAAAAACTATTTTTAAATTAGTCCACGATTAAATCTGAAGACTAAAACTTATACAAATAAATAATCTAGAATATGAAAACTAGGTtttatctaagtgttgctatctctactacAAAACCTAAATTTCAATCCTGAATATTCTAACTAAAAAagagagattgaaacttaagcacttaatataaatgtggaaggtaaagagctagtagagaaagcaaactctcgtggatgacgtcgatatttttaccgaggtatccggaaccatgtAAGGTCCCGACGAATcttcgttggtgcccctatgcaaagggtagcccacacgagggccaagcacctcggtcgggtaactccgtagagagtcgcgggccatCTCCACGcgtaagtggtgctccgcttctgactCATCTCGAACGTTCCCCACCGTCTTCACTATCAAGCTTCCCGCCAAAacgtcgtgggcctcgttcccatGACACAAACtttgttgtcacggtctcgcaaaactctcgccccactcggtacaattacaatggctcgtgCAACAACCGAGGGATCATgtgttttttctaaactcactcaactaactaggattcacataTAACAAGCACATaatcggtctaactaacctaagcacttcgcaaaccaCCTAGGCTAattaccgagtgattctattaagcacttgggtgtatgagcacttggaaatgtcaatAACATGTGCTGGTATGTtgtttgggctcccacaccttcaaatggccgattggagggatatttatagcccctcCCCCCCTCAACAATAGTCGTTGGATAGAAAGCTGATtgtttctgtcgtcgggcgcaccagactgtcctgtgcacactggacatgtccggtgtcatggccacgtcagccgaccgttgaggtctgtagcagtcaaccgttggatccgaccattactagactgtccagtgcacaccggatagtctagtGCTACAGTGCCTAAGAGTCCCTGGTTGCGGGCCTCTCTACTCAAATTGTTCggtactcaccggacagtccggtgcacaccggacacgtaccatttactgtctggtgcgccaccataccgctggctgactgcccacttcatggatttcttcactatttctttgggcttcttttgttcttgagtcttagaCTTCTACGTATCTTTTAGGTcttttttgaggtgttgcatcctcag is a genomic window of Zea mays cultivar B73 chromosome 5, Zm-B73-REFERENCE-NAM-5.0, whole genome shotgun sequence containing:
- the LOC100275437 gene encoding uncharacterized protein LOC100275437, with protein sequence MPNNGVRAVATPVAREEPLLRREDDAAPPKAAGGDGQPLDAGARDAGSFPWLPAAGVVYLTLSSAMALHRCWPDPGDVAFVVSAYVDLVLLFCCLRRYERAEPGSPLRERLKLAVWLLTSALTLLFSYKVAAVMPAAVAAIVWLMGLTTICGGFLAFFCFQKKA